The Deinococcus carri genome contains a region encoding:
- a CDS encoding sterol desaturase family protein, whose product MFDLIQKAVPFFILSLVLEWAAYFFLREKDGAGGHASPGYGTADTLTSLSMGIGNVLVNVVWKGVVVTIYAALYTLTPLRIPSDAWWAWVLLFFLDDFAYYWFHRVSHEVRLFWASHVVHHSSQHYNFSTALRQTWVPMTALPFWLLLPLLGFEPWMVLLAQSWNLLYQFFVHTERVGRLHPWVEAIFNTPSHHRAHHGSNPLYLDRNYAGILIVWDRLLRTFQPETERVRYGLVHNIHTHNPVTVAFHEFAALWQDVRSARTWRDRLGYLFGPPGWKPARAAGAERG is encoded by the coding sequence GTGTTTGACTTGATTCAGAAGGCCGTCCCCTTCTTCATCCTCTCACTGGTGCTGGAGTGGGCCGCCTACTTCTTCCTGCGCGAGAAGGACGGGGCGGGGGGGCACGCCTCCCCCGGTTACGGCACGGCGGACACCCTCACCAGCCTGAGCATGGGCATCGGGAACGTGCTGGTGAATGTGGTGTGGAAGGGCGTGGTCGTGACCATCTACGCGGCGCTCTACACCCTCACGCCGCTGCGGATTCCCAGTGATGCGTGGTGGGCCTGGGTGCTGCTGTTCTTTCTGGACGACTTCGCCTACTACTGGTTCCACCGCGTCAGCCACGAGGTCCGGCTGTTCTGGGCATCGCACGTCGTCCACCACTCCAGCCAGCACTACAACTTCTCCACGGCGCTGCGTCAGACCTGGGTGCCGATGACGGCGCTGCCCTTCTGGCTCCTGCTGCCGTTGCTGGGCTTCGAGCCGTGGATGGTGCTGCTGGCGCAGAGCTGGAACCTGCTGTACCAGTTCTTCGTCCACACCGAGCGCGTCGGGCGGCTGCATCCCTGGGTCGAAGCCATCTTCAATACCCCCAGCCACCACCGCGCACACCACGGCAGCAACCCGCTGTATCTGGACCGCAACTATGCGGGCATCCTGATCGTCTGGGACCGGCTGCTGCGAACCTTCCAGCCCGAAACCGAGCGGGTCCGCTACGGCCTAGTCCACAACATCCACACCCACAACCCCGTGACCGTCGCCTTCCACGAGTTCGCCGCCCTGTGGCAGGACGTGCGTTCGGCCCGGACCTGGCGCGACCGTCTGGGCTATCTGTTCGGCCCGCCCGGCTGGAAGCCCGCGCGTGCAGCGGGGGCGGAGCGGGGCTGA
- a CDS encoding aldehyde dehydrogenase family protein, producing MNEAGIQAIFEAQQAHRLRMAQTGAAERQAILRRLRDAIQRHRVRLAEALALDLGKSRAEAEITELHPVVGELNHAVAHLPRWMRPRSVATPATLLGSRSWVVPEARGVTLILSPWNYPVNLALAPLVASLAAGNTVILKPSEKAPATARALRELLEEVFEPYLVAVVEGGADVAEALTRLPFDHIFFTGSGDIGRRVMEAAARNLTPVTLELGGKSPAILGHGADLGLAAERIGWGKFLNAGQTCVAPDYVLVPQEQHDGFVERLREVVARRYGSGPDTLKDFGRLVDAASVHRLERLTGESVRAGARVVFGGQFDAAQRLISPTLVTNVTPEMPLMREELFGPVLPILPYRDLADALALVRRLDTPLALYAFTRDPGEAEQVRRETRSGGLVVNGTVVHLTNPNLPFGGIGPSGMGSYHGEYGFRAFSHERAVLHEAALSPTRLSYPPYGRPAPRFTTWLLRQMERTLPSG from the coding sequence ATGAATGAAGCCGGTATCCAGGCCATCTTCGAGGCGCAGCAGGCCCACCGCCTGCGGATGGCGCAGACGGGAGCGGCCGAGCGGCAGGCCATCCTGCGCCGCCTGCGGGACGCCATCCAGCGGCACCGGGTCCGGCTGGCGGAGGCGCTCGCCCTGGATCTGGGCAAGAGCCGCGCCGAGGCGGAAATCACCGAGCTGCATCCCGTAGTGGGGGAGCTGAACCACGCCGTGGCCCACCTGCCGCGCTGGATGCGGCCCCGCTCCGTCGCAACGCCCGCCACGCTGCTCGGCTCGCGCAGCTGGGTGGTGCCAGAGGCGCGCGGCGTGACGCTGATTCTCAGCCCCTGGAACTACCCGGTGAACCTCGCCCTCGCGCCGCTGGTCGCCAGCCTCGCGGCAGGGAACACCGTCATCCTCAAGCCCAGTGAGAAGGCCCCTGCCACAGCCCGCGCGCTGCGGGAGTTGCTGGAGGAGGTCTTCGAACCATACCTCGTTGCCGTGGTGGAGGGTGGGGCGGATGTGGCGGAGGCGCTGACCCGGTTGCCCTTCGACCATATCTTCTTTACCGGGAGCGGCGACATCGGCCGCCGGGTGATGGAAGCTGCCGCGCGGAACCTTACGCCGGTCACGCTGGAACTGGGCGGCAAGAGTCCGGCCATTCTCGGGCACGGGGCCGACCTGGGGCTGGCCGCCGAGCGCATCGGCTGGGGCAAGTTCCTGAACGCCGGGCAGACCTGCGTGGCCCCCGACTACGTGCTGGTGCCCCAGGAGCAGCATGACGGGTTCGTGGAACGGCTGCGGGAGGTGGTCGCGCGCCGCTATGGGTCCGGTCCCGACACGCTGAAAGATTTTGGGCGCTTGGTGGACGCTGCCAGCGTGCATCGCCTGGAGCGCCTGACTGGCGAGAGCGTACGGGCTGGGGCGCGCGTGGTGTTCGGCGGCCAGTTCGACGCGGCGCAGCGCCTCATCTCGCCCACCCTGGTCACGAACGTCACCCCGGAGATGCCGCTGATGCGGGAGGAACTCTTCGGTCCAGTCCTGCCCATCCTGCCCTACCGCGACCTGGCAGACGCGCTGGCCCTGGTGCGGCGGCTGGACACGCCGCTGGCCCTCTACGCTTTCACCCGCGACCCTGGGGAAGCCGAGCAGGTGCGCCGCGAGACGCGCAGCGGCGGCCTGGTGGTCAACGGGACGGTCGTTCACCTCACCAATCCCAACCTTCCCTTCGGCGGCATCGGCCCCAGCGGCATGGGCAGCTACCACGGCGAGTACGGCTTCCGCGCCTTCAGCCACGAGCGCGCCGTGCTGCACGAGGCCGCCCTCAGCCCCACCCGCCTGAGTTACCCCCCCTACGGCCGCCCCGCCCCACGCTTCACCACCTGGCTGCTGCGTCAGATGGAGCGCACGCTGCCTTCGGGGTAG
- the meaB gene encoding methylmalonyl Co-A mutase-associated GTPase MeaB has protein sequence MPHPLAPPLLTGNRRALARAITLTESTRPDHEAEAQALLAEVLPHAGKSVRVGLTGVPGVGKSTFIEALGTYLADAGHRVAVLAVDPSSARTGGSIMGDKTRMPRLTVHPNAYIRPSPSGGTLGGVARRTREAITLCEAAGYDVLLVETVGVGQSETQVAAMTDLFVLLTLPNAGDELQGIKRGIMEMSDLCVVNKADTDPKAATRAQTELTMALKLLTPKGAPWRPRALQASALTGEGIGQVWEAVGAYRQAVDVPTKRRAQTAVWFDELLREAAWRAFQAGVDGEKLRALRAEVLAGTLTPVQGVRALLSPTP, from the coding sequence ATGCCTCATCCCCTCGCCCCTCCCCTCCTCACGGGCAACCGACGCGCCCTCGCCCGCGCCATCACCCTGACCGAATCCACCCGCCCCGACCACGAAGCGGAGGCGCAGGCGCTGCTGGCCGAGGTGCTGCCCCACGCCGGGAAGTCGGTCCGGGTGGGCCTGACGGGTGTGCCGGGCGTGGGCAAAAGCACCTTTATCGAGGCGCTGGGGACGTATCTGGCGGACGCCGGGCACCGGGTCGCCGTGCTGGCGGTGGACCCCTCCAGCGCGCGCACCGGCGGCAGCATCATGGGCGACAAGACGCGGATGCCCCGGCTGACCGTGCATCCGAACGCCTACATCCGCCCCAGCCCCAGCGGGGGCACACTGGGCGGGGTGGCGCGGCGCACCCGCGAGGCCATCACGCTCTGCGAGGCCGCCGGGTACGACGTGCTGCTGGTGGAGACGGTCGGGGTGGGCCAGTCGGAGACACAGGTGGCCGCCATGACCGACCTCTTCGTGCTGCTGACGCTGCCCAATGCCGGGGATGAGCTTCAGGGCATCAAGCGCGGCATCATGGAAATGAGCGACCTGTGCGTGGTGAACAAGGCGGACACGGACCCGAAGGCCGCAACGCGGGCACAAACTGAACTCACGATGGCCCTCAAGCTGCTGACGCCGAAGGGTGCACCGTGGCGGCCCCGCGCCCTGCAAGCCTCGGCACTGACGGGCGAGGGCATCGGGCAGGTGTGGGAGGCGGTGGGGGCGTACCGGCAGGCGGTGGACGTTCCCACCAAGCGCCGCGCCCAGACCGCCGTGTGGTTCGACGAGCTGCTGCGCGAGGCGGCGTGGCGCGCATTTCAGGCCGGGGTGGACGGGGAGAAGCTGCGGGCACTCCGCGCGGAGGTGTTGGCGGGAACCCTCACGCCGGTGCAGGGCGTCCGGGCGCTCCTTTCCCCTACCCCGTAA
- a CDS encoding GntR family transcriptional regulator produces the protein MTLPRRPALHAEEILLARLLDGHYPPGTALPAERELAAELGVTRPTLREALQRLARDGLLDIRQGKPTLARDPREGGLSVLAHLAARGGLDGLIPDLLDLRAALLPHWTAAAVACPATAAELADLLAGIPREETPAVWASFDWQVQSAVVRLSGNALAPMLLGSFRGVFASAGEVYFAAPERRDRSRRYYAQLREAARRGDADEAAHLAREVAADSLKLWGQAQEGKEAPRV, from the coding sequence ATGACCCTGCCCCGCCGCCCTGCCCTCCACGCCGAGGAGATTCTGCTGGCCCGCCTGCTGGACGGCCACTATCCGCCCGGTACAGCGCTGCCCGCCGAGCGTGAACTGGCCGCCGAACTGGGTGTGACCCGTCCCACGCTGCGCGAGGCCCTGCAACGCCTGGCCCGCGATGGCCTGCTGGACATCCGCCAGGGCAAACCCACCCTGGCCCGCGACCCGCGCGAGGGCGGCCTGAGTGTCCTGGCCCACCTGGCCGCACGCGGTGGGCTGGACGGCCTGATTCCCGACCTGCTGGACCTGCGCGCCGCACTGCTGCCCCACTGGACCGCCGCTGCCGTGGCGTGCCCGGCGACCGCTGCCGAACTGGCCGACCTGCTGGCCGGGATTCCACGGGAAGAGACGCCCGCCGTCTGGGCTTCCTTCGACTGGCAGGTGCAGAGTGCGGTGGTCCGGCTCAGCGGCAATGCCCTGGCCCCGATGCTGCTGGGCAGTTTCCGCGGCGTGTTCGCATCGGCGGGCGAGGTCTACTTTGCCGCTCCCGAGCGCCGCGACCGCTCGCGCCGGTACTACGCCCAACTGCGGGAGGCCGCGCGGCGGGGAGACGCCGATGAAGCCGCCCACCTCGCCCGTGAGGTCGCCGCTGACAGCCTCAAGCTCTGGGGGCAGGCACAGGAGGGCAAGGAGGCCCCCCGTGTTTGA